The Terriglobales bacterium region CATCGGTGAGATCACGGCGCCCAAAAAAGGCGCCGCTCCGATCACCATTGTTCATGGAGATGGCCGGGTTGAGCCCCTGGATGTGCGCGGATGGGAACATTTTCCTTCGTCCGCGATGGGAGATAAATAGCCTGATGGATAATCTCGATCTCTTGATGCGTCGTGTTCGTAGTTGGTTTACCGATGACTTTGAGCAAATATGGGCACGGTCGGATAATGAAGTGGTGCAGTAATCGGCCAGTCTTATGTTCCCGATACCCATTTCTTTTTCTTTAAGGGTCTCGAATGATTGAAACTGTTGTCAAATTCATTCGCCAGCACTGCCTCCTTAAACCCGGTGAGCGTGCAGGCGTAGCGGTTTCCGGCGGCGCCGATTCGGTGGCATTGCTGCGTATCCTGCTCGAATTGCGCAGTGAACTGGGAATCGTACTCGTGGTTGTGCACTTCAATCATAAAATTCGTGGTGTGGAATCGGATGATGATGAGCGATTTGTGCGCGAGCTGGCAGAGAAATTCGGGTTGAGTTTTTTGAGTGGCGAGGACGATGTGCCGGCATACTCTCGCGAACACGGATTGGGCATGGAAGCGGCTGCTCGCAAACTGCGTTATAAGTACTTCGGCACGTTGTTTCAACCGGAGGAAGGCGGTAGCGTGCCAATGCTCGACAAGATTGCCACAGCTCATACCCAGAACGACCAGGCGGAAACCGTACTCATGCGCCTGCTCCGCGGAGCCGGTACGCGAGGGCTGAGCGGGATTCATACCAGCCTTGCAGATATGGACCCTGAGGATACTCACCACCAACTGAATTTAGGCGCTCCTCGCATCATTCGTCCTCTCCTTGCGATCACTCGCGGTGAGATTCTTGATTACCTGCGTTCTATCAACCAATCCTGGCGTGAAGATTCCAGCAATCGTCTGCTCGAACACACACGCAATCGCGTGCGGCATGAATTAATTCCCGCGTTGGAGCGGGAATTCAATCCGGCAATCACGCGAGTGCTGGCGGAACATGCGGAAATCGCGCAAGCAGAAGAAGAATATTGGAATTCACAAGTGGAGCAGGTTTTGCCCGCAGTTTACGCTGCCGACCGCAATGTCTTGAAGGTTGACTCTTTATTGAAATTACCTTTGGCCCTCCAGCGCCGCGTGATTCGTATTGTGGCGGAGCGCAATGGACTCACTCTGGATTTTGAACATATCGAGGCCGTGCGGCGGCTGGCTCACGGCAAAGCCGGCCTTAGGCCGAGACAAGTAGCGCTTCCTGGAGGAGCGGCCGATCTGGCCGTACGTGATGGGATTTTGGAACTTATGTTGCGGTTGGGTAGTCTAAGTAAAGTAGCGGCGAAGGACTATGAATACCGCCTTCCGGTACCGGGATCGGTTGCCGTGCCGGAGATCGGAAGGTATATCCGTGCACGGCTGGTAACGGTGCAAGAAGAGGGGAAAACACCGTTCCAGAGTTATAATCAGGCCCAGCTACTCAATCCAATGACCCTTAGCGCCGGGCTGACTGTAAGAAACTGGCGTCCCGGAGACCGGTTTTGGCCAGCCCATACCAAGTCTCCAAAGAAAGTGAAGGAGTTGCTGCAGAAGATGGCGGAAACGGAACGCAGATCCTGGCCGGTGGTAATCAGCGGTAACCAGATTGTGTGGATGCGGGGATTTCCATCCCCTGCCTGCTTCAGTCTTCCAGCCAATGCGCCAGCTTCCACGCGCGGCCTCTTAATCGAAGAGGTCGGAGACAGAAAATCTGTGAGCGAGTAAGTGAATTTTTGATGAGTGTTTGTCCCGAGCGAGCGGGTCGGGTTCCCAAAGCACCCGGGTTCGCAGAGCGCACCGGGTTTGTAGATAAACGAGGGTTATGGTTTGAGTAAGACAGTTGCCACTGAAGAACGTGTTCTGCTGAGTCCAGAGCAGATCCAAAAGCGCATTCGCGAGTTGGCCCGGCAGATTTCAGATGACTACCGGGGCAGGACCTGCTGTGTTGTCGGAGTACTGGAAAATGGCTTTATGTTCATGTCTGATCTGGTGCGAAACTTGGAAGTGCCCGTGATCTGCCAGTTCATTAAGCCTCATATGCATGAACTTTCGGCGGGCGGCATTTCTCGAAAAGAAATCAATTACAGCCCCTCGGTGGATGTAAAGAACCAGCACGTGCTGCTGGTTGAAGGATTAGTGCAAAGCGGCATCACCAGCGATTACCTGATGCACCATTTCAAGGCTCAGGGGGCGTCTTCGGTAAAACTGGCGGCCTTTCTGGATAAATCCTCGTCTCGTAGGGTTTCCCTGCGGCCCGACTATTACGGATTTGTTCTTGATGAATCGTTCGTGGCCGGCTATGGCCTCGGATCTCCCCATCTAAACCGCAATTTGCCCTATGTAAGGATTGAAAACAGCCGTTTTTCAAACCCCCCGGACGAGACTGTTCGCTGAAATCCGGGTTAGGGTAAATATCCCACGGGTTAGAAAGCTAATCCTTTAGTTACGTTAGTTATATCCATCTCTGGTTAAAAAGGGTTTAGAATCGTAGGAAGTGGTTTTTTGCGTCGGTCGAAAATGGTTACAACGCATCTAATCACCAAGCGTCATAACAGTTATGAGGCTGTCTCAAGGTCCCAGTAAGGCTGTGACCTGCAGAAGTTAGGAGTACGTGGTGAATTCAACCGTAAAAACGATTGTGGTATGGGCGGTCATCCTGTCGTCCATCATTGTGCTGTACCAGGTAATCAAATCAAATGGTCCCAACAAGGAAAAGGAACTCAACTTTTCTGACTTCATGAGCGAAGTGGACCAGGGAACTATTACAAAACTAACCATTTCTCTGGAAAATTATGAGGCTAAGGGTACGCTTCGCGACGGTAGCACCTTTCGTACCGCGGTTCCTCCCAATTATCCGCACATGATTGACGTTCTGACCGAGAAGAAAGTCCCGTTCATATATCAACCTATAAGCTCGGGCAATTGGCAGACTGCTTTGATGTTCTTCGGGCCGGTGCTGCTGCTGGGAGCGTTCTGGTTCTTCATGATCCGCCAGATGCAGACCGGGGGCAACAAGGCCCTCAGCTTTGGCAAGAGCCGCGCCCGGCTGCTGAGTATGCAGCAAAAGAAGGTCACGTTTAAAGACGTTGCTGGCGTGGACGAAGCCAAAGAAGAGCTGCGTGAAATTATCGAATTCCTGCGCGAAGCGCAAAAATTCCAGAAGCTGGGCGGACGCATTCCTAAAGGCGTGCTGCTGGTCGGCCCTCCAGGAACCGGCAAAACGCTGCTGGCCCGCGCCGTGGCCGGCGAGGCCAATGTGCCTTTCTTCTCGATCTCCGGTTCAGACTTCGTGGAAATGTTTGTAGGCGTGGGCGCAAGCCGCGTCCGCGACCTGTTTGAGCAGGGCAAAAAGAATGCGCCTTGCATCATCTTCATTGATGAAATTGACGCCGTGGGCCGCCACCGTGGCGCTGGCCTCGGCGGTGGACATGACGAGCGCGAGCAAACCTTGAACCAGTTGCTGGTCGAGATGGATGGCTTCGAGTCGAACGAAGGCGTCATCCTGGTGGCTGCCACCAACCGCCCTGATGTGCTTGATCCGGCGCTGCTGCGCCCCGGCCGCTTTGACCGGCGCGTAGTGGTAAGCCGTCCGGACGTGCGTGGACGCGAAGAGATTCTGCGCGTTCACACTCGCAAGATTCCTCTCTCCGACAATGTGGAATTGAACATATTGGCCCGCGGCACACCTGGATTCTCAGGCGCTGATCTGGCCAATATGGTGAATGAAGCGGCACTGCTGGCGGCACGCAATAACCGCAAGACCGTCACCATGTTCGACTTCGAGCTGGCCAAAGACAAAGTTCTCATGGGCGCGGAGCGCAAATCGCTGCTTCTTACGGATGAAGAGAAAAAGGTCACGGCCTATCATGAAGCAGGCCATGCCCTGGTTGCCTCCAAGCTGCCGTATGCCGATCCTTTGCACAAGGTCACGATTATTCCGCGCGGCATGGCGTTGGGTGTAACCATGCAGTTGCCTGAGACCGATAAGCATAACTACACCAAGGAATACCTGGACACCGAAATTGCTATCCTCATGGGTGGCCGCCTGGCGGAGGAGATCTTCCTCAACCAGATGAGCACGGGCGCCAGCAATGACATTGAGCGTGCCACCGAGATGGCGCGCAAGATGGTCTGCGAGTGGGGCATGAGCGATCTGGGTCCGCTGACCTTCGGCAAGAAGGAAGAGCAGATCTTCCTGGGCCGCGAAATCGCCCAGCACCGCGACTTCAGCGAAGAAACCGCCATGAAGATTGACGTTGAGGTCCGTAAGATCGTGGATGCCGCATATCAGCGGGCCAAGAACGTGCTGGAAACCGACCGTGAGGCCCTCATCCGCGTGGCCAAGGCGCTGCTAGAGCGTGAAGTGCTCGATGCCAACGAGTTGAAGCTGGTGATCGAAGGCAAAGACTTGCCTAAGCCACCAACTCCTAACGACAACGACGGCGCCCCTCAGCATGTGCTGAAGCCGGAACTCAAACCGGAACGCGCTCCGGGTATGGCTCCAGGACAGCAGCCGGCGTAATCGTTACAACTAAAATGTTCAACAAGGGCGGCCTCAGTGCCGCCCTTATTTTTTTAGGTCGTTATCTAACTTCCGAGCGGCGGACTGCTGGCTAAAGCCGGTTGGTCGCTTTCCATATGTATGACTCCATCCTCTGAGCTGAAGAAATGCCAGCAGCCCGTGCAGCTGGGTTGGATAGGATCGGCATTGATGGTGAATGAATCCAGTTTGCCTTCGTGTTTCTTGTGGAAGGCCCGGTAGGTAAACACGTATCCATTTCTGCGGTGGTCCGCCCATGTTCCGTTTGTGAGCCACTCATAATTCTGCTTAGACGACGTGGTTCCCTTTAGTTGCGACATCTGTTCAAGGCTGTCGGGATAATAGCCATATTCGGTCTGATACGTCGTCGCAGCGTTAACGATAGTACGGACGCCGACAATTGCCGAATCTGTATTGCCGAGCTGTATGAACCGCGGCACAACAAAGGCAATCGCAACAACCAAACAGATAGTCGCGACGGCAACTATTGTAAAGATCGTCTTGTTCAGCTTCATGTTCCCTTGGATGCACTAGTCCGATTCATTGTGAACGAATTTCTGTATCTAGACTAACTGGCAGCTATTGCAATGGGGGGCTCTCGGCTGAGGCCTGGTGGTCGATTTCCATCCTCACAACTCCATCCTCTGAGCTGAAATAATACTTCATGCCTGTACGGCCGGGTTGAATGGGGTCGGCGTTGATCGTGAACGCATCATATTTGCCGTCGTGGTGCGAGTCAGAGGCCTGGTAAGAAAACACATATCCGTTTTTGGCACGGCTGGCCAGCGTTGCATCAATGAAGCCGGCGTGGTTCTCATCGGGTGCAGCATTACCCGGAGGCTGGGAAAGCTGATCGAGCGTCTGCGGATAATGACCGTATTCAGCCTGATATTGTATGGCTGCGGTAACGATCGTACGCACACAGGCAATTGCCGAAGACTGGTTAGCAGAAATTCGGGCCCTCATCAAGTTGGGAATGGCAATGGCAGCAACAATAAGAATCAAAGGGATTGCAAGCACAAGAATCGCGACCACCACCACGGCAATGACGATGGTCTTATCACTCGATTTGGCCTTTGCCGCTGGCGGGTAATAGGGCGCGGCGGCCGTGGGTAAGACGCTGGTATCGGCTCCGCACTTCATGCAGAACTTCTGGCCGTCGGCCGCGGACTCTCCGCATTGCGGGCAAAATCTCATGGTCTCACTCCTGTTGACTGCAAACCAGCATTCATTATGAACCCACTTTGCAAAATTTAGTGCTGCTCCCCAGCTTCGTTTTCGGGTTTCTTTTTCTGCAGGATCTTTACTGCTGCTTATCCTGGCTGTCTTCCGATCCCAGAGGAGGACTTCCTGCCCCCGCAACTCTCTTGGAAACGCGGATGATTCCCGTTTGATCTAAGTAAAAATGACGCTCTCCCTGGAAATTAGAGACCGGATCCACATACAGCACAAAGGCCGTGGCATGGCCGGCGACATCCAGCGCGCGGGCATCGTAGGAAAAGCGATACCCGGATTGCTCGGGCAAGGTCTGGGACGAATCTACCAGCGCCGCGCCAAATTCATTGGGCTCTCCGCTGGCACGCGGGCCCAGGAGCGCGAGGTCGGTGGGATATCCGTGCTGGTATGTGTCGTGGTACACGGTCAAAGCATGGTTCAGTTTCTGCAGACTCTGGACCGCGGCCGCCTCGTTGGCGCTTATCTGTTTGCTAATGATGGTGGGAACAGCTACGGCTGCAACAATCGCCAGGACAGGAATGGCAACAACCACCAGGATTGCACCCACGACCAGCCAAATCGTCTTGGAGCTGGTTTTGGCAGGAGTGGGAGGAGGGAACAACGGCGCCGGAAAGTTGCTGCTGGGGCCAACAGCGGGAATTGCACTTACATCCGTGCCACATACCATGCAGAACCTTTGATGATCCTGCGCTGTCTGGCCGCATTGTGGACAAAACCGCACCCTCTTGTCCTCGCAAAGAAGGTTTTAGCACATTTTCGAATCGTTAGCTCTTAAGCTTTTGCCTTTAGCTCTTAGCTTTCAAAAACAAAACCGCCGCAGATGCACGCAGACTAACACTGCTTCGGGAAAATTACTCAAAAAGCCTCTGCGTAACTCCGCGATCTCTGCGGTTTCACTTGTTTGTTTTGGGAAGAAAAATCAAGAGGAGACGAGAATCAAAAAGCTGAGAGCCAAAAGCTACTAAGAGCTTCTTTCCAAAATAAAAGAATCCCGAGGGGGCGGTTCACCAATTCTCCTCTGCCAGCAGCTCGCGTTAGACCCTCGCTGACCTGCTCTCGCAGATTGTGCGGCTTTCACCGCGGCAAACTGCGCGCGATCATGCTCGGGCTCCGGGCTAACCACCAACCGGGAAAATCCGGTTAACTTCCTCGGGACTCTATACTGCCTTCAACAAGATTTCCGTTCTCCTCACCCAGCAGATTGCTATAGACCCTCACCGACCCTCCGCCTTTTTCTGACTACGCCTTGCGGCGCAGCCCCCACCAAGCTTGCGGGCTTGATGGTTTTCTGCTCCCGAGCGCCGCTACGCTGTGGAAGCATTTGGCGGTGATCTAAGCTTGAGCCCCGGACGCACTACCAACTGGGAAAACTTAGAAAAATGTCAAAGAACGATTATGTTTTTACGCCTCTCAGTTTTTATGTCAATGAAATTATCGAGCTTTTATCGCCTTTGTTTTCACTAAGCTGCAGCTCGTCCACAGGCCGGTGCCGCAGATTTTGTGCAGGTGATTTTTTATTTTCTCCAAACGGCACAAATTGACGCGAATTTTGCAGCGTATTTTATTTACGCAATCGAATAACTGCTTTGCCTGCGTGGAAAAATCGTTGTGCAAAAACTGTGCTAAGACAATGTTAATGCGGGTTACCCGACAAAAGAGCAATCGAAGATTTAATATTCGAGATGCCCCTGTTGTTGGAATTGCGTGATTTCTCGCTCACAAATTACGTCAAACGATCACCAGAAAACCAACCTGCTTCTATGGGAAATATCTTCAGCGCTGTGGAAATGCCCACCCCCGGGTAAAATCCGGGGCGGGCATTTTGAATGCTATGCAGTCCTGTACATACTCATCATTTTCCACCCTTGACCACATTGATGTATTGTTGCTTGTTTTTCAACAGACTCTTGAGTTCGTCTTGAACCTGGGTTTGAAACTGGCTATCCGCTGATGCGCGTTCGGCAATGGCAGAAAGCATGTCCAGTTTCTTCAGATTTGTCTCTATGTCATTCTTCTTATTCAACTTTTCTAAGTTATCAAGCTCCTTGTCATTCATCTCTATGCGGATCGCTTTCGCGGCCTCAGCAGAAAGTGCGAGCCCATATTGCTTAGCGGCCTTCACCAACGCTTTGTCAATCTGATCACTGACGTCGACGCCAAGTACTTTTTTGGTCACGCCATCACCGATGGGCGTGCACGCACCAAATTCACATCCTTGGCTGTTTGGCAACAATCCGCCAAGCAGGCTTTGGGGCTGAAGGTGTATAAAGCCGGGAAGCCCCAGGTTCTCGCTCAACGGTGGACGCGGACGGGGGTTGACTGTGCCATGGAAGACAGGATGAGGATGTCCTCCGCCAAACAAGAAGTGGATCAGCTGTCCAATCCCGAGAATCAGATCGATGATGCAAATTTCCGGATTACCCGTGGCCACGCCGATTGCGCAGGGACCGCCTCCGTCCAAGCCGGAGGGATCTCTGAAGTTGGCTGGGTTGCCGTTGACATAACCGTAGCGATTGAAGCTTTGCGGATTGCTCGGATCCCCTTCCAGCAGATCCGCGCTCATAAAGCGTCCCAGACGCGGGTTGTAATAACGAAGATTGGCATAATCGAGACCGGACTCGAAATCGTGTTGGTAGCCGGTGAAGTGGATGGCGCTGTAATCAGGCCCGGAGCAGGACAAGCCATCGCCGTAGATCTGGCTGGAGCAAACCTCGACCACCGAACCGGTCCAATCGGTCGTCACCCGGTCCGTCTGCTCCCAGTCGTTATAGGAAAAATATGCGGCCGAATTTCCAGGAGCGTTGTTGTAGGAACCAATATGGGAACCGTCAAAGTAGTTCTCCGCCTGGGTCCATGTCCCCGAAGGTCCGACGGTTGCAACCACATTGTTCGCAAGATCGTAGACGAACTCAGAGACGCCCCCTGGAAGTATCTTGTGGACTCGTCTTCCGTCGACATCGTAGGTATAGGTTGCGGTCGAGCCGCCGTCTATGGCAATGATCCTGTTTTCGGCGTCATAGGTGAAAGTATGAAATCCATCGTTCGTAACGTTACCCAGAACGTCGTAGGTCACTCCACTGCCATGATTGTTGGCATCAAAGGACTGCTGTACGCTGAGTGCGCCATTCTGATGCCAGCGATTGGCGTAAGCGTCAAAGTCCCAGGTATATCCGGTACCGCTGTTAAGGCGCTTGAGGTCATCGTAACCAAAACTCAGGTTCCCCATCACGGAATCATTGCTTGAGGTGATGAGGTTATCGAGTCTGAGAGCATTGTTAAATGAATATATCGTGTTAACTGGGTGACTATCGGTGCCACCACTTAGACTGCCACTGTTGGGACTGAGGGTATAAGGCGCAGGAAACATGCTGCCGTAAACGGAACTGTAGGTGAAGCTGAAAGCAATTCCATTGCCTACTGTTCCTAAATGCTTAGCCGTAAGAGTAATTTGCCCATTGGAAGCGCTGGCGCTAACGTCGGGCGAGCTAAAATTATTCACCAGCGACTGTGCCATCTGTTGTGCAGTAAATCCGCAGATGTAAGTGATCTGCGGTGTGGAAGCTGAACCTACACTCATGCTGACGTAGCCGATGTCGCAGTTTCCGCTGCTGTCGCTATAGGGCTGTCCACTCAGTGTGATCGTGGCCTGGGCTGGCGCAACTCCAACCGGCGGAGCCCCTATGGTCTCTCGTTTCGAGCTCACCGAACCTCGTGGAGAGTATCCAATGGCCTCCACGACTCCGTTGCCATACGAAGCCTGTGTGCGACCGAACGGTCCGTAGTGGATACCCGAGATCAAAGTGCCGGGATGAGTAGAATCTGCCAAATTGCTCGTCATTCCGATGGTGCGTCCGCCGGTCGTTCCTCCTGAGTGGTAAAGGTAAGAATACGTGACGCCGGCCGCGCCATTCGTAAAGCTGGTGCGCGAAGAAGCCAGATTATATTGATAGCCCATGGTGGTGTAGCTGCCTGTCGCAAAAAGCCGGGGAGTAGATTGGTAGTCATAAAGCACATTTCCCATGGCATCGTAGTAAAAACCAGAACCATTGCCCCTGGGGCCCCGGGCAATTTTCGAAGTAAGCCTGCCGATTCCCATCGAACCAGAATGTCCAGCCATCGTGGTTTCATCGTAGTAATAGTTCACGGGCGGAGTCACGCCATCGTCGTAGCCCGTGCTGAGTAACCGGCCCAACGGGTCATAAGTGTAGGTCGTTGTCAGCAATTGTGTGGGATCACTTTGGTTGGGTTTAGGTCTCTTTCGAGTCTGTAGATTGTCGTTATCGTCATAGCTGTAGGACACAACAGAGGACTGACCATCCATTTCAGGAATCGCATCAGCCACCAGGCGCCCCAGGCTGTCATAGGCCTTGGTCCGGACCGTGCGATTCCCCTGGTTGACCTGAAGCAAATCATCGAGAACATCGTATTGATAGATAGTCAAATAACCCGTGGCGGCATAATCCTGCCCGCACGCTGCCGTCGAACTGCTGCCAATATAGCTGGTGGAACTGACCTCACAAACGGAGGCAGTCCGCCCAAAGGCATCATATTGCTTTACCTTGGTTACGATGCCGCGTTCGTCATAGAACACCTGCGCTGCGTTATCAAAACCAAAACCGATGAAACTTTGGTCTGAGTGGGTAATTGTGTCAAGTCTTCCGAATGTATCGTAGGTATAGGAATCTCCATTCCCTGAGCAAACTTTCGGGGTTGCACCGTTCGTCTGGTATGGATAGGAATTGAATTGCAACTGGCCGCGCGTATCATAGCACTGGTCCTGCACATTGAAAGTGCCTTCCTCGTTGGTAACACCTTTGCGGTCAGGACGGCCCAGGGTATCGAAGTGTATGTACGTCACCTTGGTTGTTCCTGACCCGTCGATCTGTTCGGTCCTGGTGTTGTAGGTTGGATCAGGGTAAGCGAAAGTAGTGTTACCCCCGCCCGGAGGGTTCGTGAGAGAGGTAAGACGTCCGAGGTTGTCATATCCGTAGCCGGTGGTCTGTGAGTTTTCATCGGTTGTGCTGGCGATCAGGCCACTGCTGAGGTCATAGCTGGTTTTGACAATATGCTGGGTTGTCGTCGGCGGGTTTGTGGATGCTGTATTCGGGGACTGGACTTGCGTCAAATATGCGTAGCCGTAAGCGCTGGAATACGCAAACGTGGTTTGCGCACCCAATGGATCTGTCTGGCTGACTGCATTCCCAAGCTGGTCATAAGCTGAATGGCTTGAAATCCACCGGTCACTCCCTCCGTTGGTTCCTTGCAGCCAGCGTTGTACGGTAGTCACGTTGCCGCGAACTAGATCGGTATAAGGGAAGTTCTGGTCATCATGCTGGGGAACTCCGTCAATATGAACAAGCCCAGGCTGAGGTTCGTCATAGCTGATTTGGATTTGTGACCCGGGCTTTCCGGAGCTGTCTTTGATGACGACGCCGGAAAGCCGGTCAAGCATATTCTTCTGGATATATGCAGTATCGGTTTTATAGGAATAGTCCGTTTCCCGGTAAGGAACCGCCGGTGGAGCGCCGGTTGGATAATAGTCCCATTCCTTGACCGATGTTAGATTGCCATAGGCAGGGTTGTCGTAAGTGTATTCAGTCTTACTGCTCTTCCCATTGGGCAGGGTGAGCGTATTGCGGAAAGCTTTTATATATTGCGCTCCAGCGCAGTTCATGCCACAGGGATTGCTGAAATCATAGTCCGTCGTTGCTGTAGCCGACAAAGATCGACCCGGGCTCCCGGGAGCGTTTGACCCGGTGTAATAATCCACTTGAGAGTTCCATGCTCCGTTGTTGAGAACAAAAGTGTAGACAATATCGTCTGCAAGTCTTGTCGCCGTCGCTGGACGGGTAACCGTCACTTTTTCCTGGCACCCGGTGCCGTTGGCGGCGCATTGCGAGATCACCGAAGGCGTGAATTGCCACGTTCCGCCATCGACAGCCATAGATGTAATCCAACGATTTTGGTTTTGATAGGAATCCAGGAAATTGGAATAACCGTAGTTGATCTGCCCTCCGTTGGGAAGCGTAATGCTGGTTAATTCGCCATAGGCCCCTGCATCGTAATTGAAGGTATAGGATCCTCCATCCGGAAGTTGAATGCTCTGAATGACGGTTATGTTATCTCGAAACTCCGCGACGGCAGATTGTTGAAAGTGTGTCTGTACGAGAATCGTGCCTGTCGTGACGGTGTAGCGCGCGCGATTCCCCTGCCAGGTAAGCACATCATAGTAAGTCTGGTTCCCATTTTGCGTGACATTGACCGGTGACCGCTGCAACGTATCCGTCAACAAGCCGCCATTGGTTCCTGCCGACAAATAGTTACCGTTCGAATCAGTAGGGCGCGGATAAACCTGGCTGCCATCTCTTGCATAGATGGTTATGTTGTTGTAGTTGGTTACAAATGCGTGCAGGCTGGAGCTGTCTGCCGCCATGGCATCAGCGTTCGGTTTGTCCTGGGGGCCAACGCCATTGGGACATCCTCCGCTGGGTGCCTGGAACGTTTGCAGGCCGTTGAACCAGTGCGACGTACCGTCCGGATCGGTATAGACCCAGGAACTATAGGAAGTTGCGCCCGGATTGTTATTGACTCCATTGCAATATATTCCTGACGTTATGTTCGTGACCTTTCCGCTCAAAGGAGTTACCACTCGCCATCCTCCTTGTGAGTTGGGTATGTTGTCCGGCCTGAAACTATAGGCGACTTGGGGGTTGGCGATATTCACGATGTGCCAGATCCGGCTGTCGTATACCAGTTTCACATCGGCGGAAATGTTGCCGCGCTGCGGCAGTGAGCTCAAAGGAATTTCCAAATGCAAATTGCCGTTGCCCACATTGATAAAGCCGTTCTCGACCGGAATCTCCGTGGCAAATGACGGATGCCCCGTAGCATAAATGTAGTCCTGCCCGTAGGATCTGGATGTCATCCAGAGCAATAAAGTGCAGCAAGAGAAAAATAATACTTTCCCTCGCAATGACCCCTGCAGTTTGCGCCATGTAATCTTCATGATCTTCTCCCTACAATTCTGGTTCTTGGTGATGGAAAGAACGGCTTGTTTCACAGAGAGGAATCCCCTCCGCTTGCCTGTGACCCTTTTAAACAGGCAGAGCACAGCAGGATTCCCCTCTCTATTCATCAAGTGCTGGTTTTAAGAAAAG contains the following coding sequences:
- a CDS encoding RHS repeat-associated core domain-containing protein; the protein is MKITWRKLQGSLRGKVLFFSCCTLLLWMTSRSYGQDYIYATGHPSFATEIPVENGFINVGNGNLHLEIPLSSLPQRGNISADVKLVYDSRIWHIVNIANPQVAYSFRPDNIPNSQGGWRVVTPLSGKVTNITSGIYCNGVNNNPGATSYSSWVYTDPDGTSHWFNGLQTFQAPSGGCPNGVGPQDKPNADAMAADSSSLHAFVTNYNNITIYARDGSQVYPRPTDSNGNYLSAGTNGGLLTDTLQRSPVNVTQNGNQTYYDVLTWQGNRARYTVTTGTILVQTHFQQSAVAEFRDNITVIQSIQLPDGGSYTFNYDAGAYGELTSITLPNGGQINYGYSNFLDSYQNQNRWITSMAVDGGTWQFTPSVISQCAANGTGCQEKVTVTRPATATRLADDIVYTFVLNNGAWNSQVDYYTGSNAPGSPGRSLSATATTDYDFSNPCGMNCAGAQYIKAFRNTLTLPNGKSSKTEYTYDNPAYGNLTSVKEWDYYPTGAPPAVPYRETDYSYKTDTAYIQKNMLDRLSGVVIKDSSGKPGSQIQISYDEPQPGLVHIDGVPQHDDQNFPYTDLVRGNVTTVQRWLQGTNGGSDRWISSHSAYDQLGNAVSQTDPLGAQTTFAYSSAYGYAYLTQVQSPNTASTNPPTTTQHIVKTSYDLSSGLIASTTDENSQTTGYGYDNLGRLTSLTNPPGGGNTTFAYPDPTYNTRTEQIDGSGTTKVTYIHFDTLGRPDRKGVTNEEGTFNVQDQCYDTRGQLQFNSYPYQTNGATPKVCSGNGDSYTYDTFGRLDTITHSDQSFIGFGFDNAAQVFYDERGIVTKVKQYDAFGRTASVCEVSSTSYIGSSSTAACGQDYAATGYLTIYQYDVLDDLLQVNQGNRTVRTKAYDSLGRLVADAIPEMDGQSSVVSYSYDDNDNLQTRKRPKPNQSDPTQLLTTTYTYDPLGRLLSTGYDDGVTPPVNYYYDETTMAGHSGSMGIGRLTSKIARGPRGNGSGFYYDAMGNVLYDYQSTPRLFATGSYTTMGYQYNLASSRTSFTNGAAGVTYSYLYHSGGTTGGRTIGMTSNLADSTHPGTLISGIHYGPFGRTQASYGNGVVEAIGYSPRGSVSSKRETIGAPPVGVAPAQATITLSGQPYSDSSGNCDIGYVSMSVGSASTPQITYICGFTAQQMAQSLVNNFSSPDVSASASNGQITLTAKHLGTVGNGIAFSFTYSSVYGSMFPAPYTLSPNSGSLSGGTDSHPVNTIYSFNNALRLDNLITSSNDSVMGNLSFGYDDLKRLNSGTGYTWDFDAYANRWHQNGALSVQQSFDANNHGSGVTYDVLGNVTNDGFHTFTYDAENRIIAIDGGSTATYTYDVDGRRVHKILPGGVSEFVYDLANNVVATVGPSGTWTQAENYFDGSHIGSYNNAPGNSAAYFSYNDWEQTDRVTTDWTGSVVEVCSSQIYGDGLSCSGPDYSAIHFTGYQHDFESGLDYANLRYYNPRLGRFMSADLLEGDPSNPQSFNRYGYVNGNPANFRDPSGLDGGGPCAIGVATGNPEICIIDLILGIGQLIHFLFGGGHPHPVFHGTVNPRPRPPLSENLGLPGFIHLQPQSLLGGLLPNSQGCEFGACTPIGDGVTKKVLGVDVSDQIDKALVKAAKQYGLALSAEAAKAIRIEMNDKELDNLEKLNKKNDIETNLKKLDMLSAIAERASADSQFQTQVQDELKSLLKNKQQYINVVKGGK